The genome window AAGGAAGCATTGTTTTTGATCTCATTCCCCTTCTTGCGCTTGTTACAGGTGGTGGCGATGGTGATTATAGCCACCAGGAGCAGagtgcagctgcctgccaggacaATGATCACGATCAGAGGGATGTCCCACTGCAAAGCCTTTCCTTCCCAGGAACTGGGCTTGGCTACATCCTGGATACTGGAAGGAGCAGTGGCAGTCACCAGGAAGTTGACTGTGGCAGTCGTGGCTAGGGGGGGTCTGCCGTTGTCTGTCACAGTTAGGATGACCTTGAACAGCTGTCCCAGCTCTTCAGAGAGGTCACCCCTCAGCACAATGTCCCCAGTGCTTGGGTTGATGCTGAAAAGGTCCTGCTGAGGCTCCTCCAGGAAGGCAAAGGTGAGCTCGGCATTGGCCCCATCATCTGCGTCTCGAGCTTTGATCTGCGCCACCAGGGAATCACGGGAGGTCTTGCTGGACACGCCAATTTCCACTGTCCCATTGGTGAGCACTGGGTGGATGATGACAGGAGGGTTGTCGTTCTGGTCCACCATCCTCACTTTGAccagggtgctgctggaaaGCTGTGGGGAACCACCATCAGTGGCCTGGATCCTCAGGTCCAGCTGCTTGAGGATCTCATAGTTGAACATCCTCAGGGCATAGATGGCCCCAGTGGCAGGGTCCACTGAGACATAGGTGGAGATGGGGGCCCCCATGACCTGGGTGTCCAGGAGCCGGTAGGTAACCTTGCCATTGTGGCCAAGATCAGGATCGCGGGCCACCACGGTAGTGATGTAGGCACCTGGGGGGTTGTTCTCTGGCACGGCCACCTCATAGAGGGGCTTGGCAAATAGCGGTGCATTGTCATTCTCATCGCTCACCCGCACTGTGTACTGGCGGATGGTTTTGAAGGGTGGCGAGCCCAGGTCCTCAGCCACAACAGTGAGGTTGTACTCGGGGATGCGCTCGCGGtccagtgctgctgtggtgaCAATCATGTAGCTGTCCTCATAGGCACGCTGCAGAGCAAAGTGGTCGTGGCCACGGAGGCTGCAGCGCACCTGCCCGTTGGCACCTGAGTCACGGTCTGAGGCACTGACGAGGGCCACAAAGCTCTCGCTGGCAGCTGCCTCACTGACATAAGCCACGCCAGCGGCACTGGCAGCGCCACGGAGGGCACTGATGCTGATGCGTGGCGCATTGTCATTGACATCAGCGAGGCGCACGACGACGGTGCAGGTGGCGGCACGGGGACTGGCACCACGGTCCTGGGCACGCACGTCCAGCTCATAGGTGCGGGTGCGCTCATAGTCCACAGCAGCCTCCAGTGTGAGACGGCCCGAGCGCGGGTCAAGGCGGAAGAGTCGCCGTGCCTCGGGGGGCACCTGGCTGCTGAAGGCGTAGACCACCTCACCATTGGGACCCTCATCAGGGTCGGCAGCATCCAGATCGAGCAGCAGGGAGCCGGGCGGTGCATCCTCAGGCAGCTCCACCGTGACTGAGCCCTGGGCAAAGGCAGGGCTGTTGTCATTGGCATCGAGGACACGGACATGCACCGTGGCTGTGCCTGAACGTGCTGGGCTGCCACCATCTTTGGCCACCAGCTCCAGTGTGTAGGAGGGCTGGCGCTCACGGTCCAGCTCCTGGAGCAGCACCAGGTCAGCGCAGCGTGCACCATCTGCCCGCGTCTGTGCTTCCACACCAAAGTGACTGTTGAGGGAGACCTGGAAGCTCTGGATGGAGTTGGAGCCCACGTCCTCATCGACGGCCACCTCCAGCGGGAGACGAGTGCCAGGTGCAGCACTCTCTGACACTTCCAGTGCCATCTGGGCACGGGGGAAGTGTGGCGCGTTGTCATTGATGTCACGCACCTCCAGCTCCACGTGCACCAGGCGGTAGCgctccctccagcagctcacCACATCGAAGGCCAGGACGCACTGGGGGGCCTGCCCGCAAAGCCGCTCGCGGTCCAGCCCGGCTTCACCGATGCTCAGCTGCCCGTCCTCCTCCCGCACCCGCACCAGCGAGCTGTTGCTGAACTGCCGCATCAGGCGGAAGCTCATCTCCCCCGGCGCCTTCACCGGCATCTCGTCGGCCAGCGTACCGATCACCGTGCCCGGCGCACCCTCCTCGTCGGTGCGGTACCTCACCGTCTTGCAGCGGGACAGGGCCAGCAGGCAGGCGAGGGCCAGCAGCCGCAGGGGGCTCATGGCACTTGCGCGGGGCTCAGCCCGGCGGTGCGGTGCGCTCCGGGGAAGGGGGTGATGCGCGGTACCCGGGATGCAGCGCCACACACCCTCCACCGCCGTCTGCGCCCCTCCGCGCCGCCGCACGGCCTTTAATAGACGGCGGTATGCAAATGCCCGGGCGGCGGAGCCAATgggaggcggcggggcgcgggcggcgggcggcccccgGCGGTCCCCGagccggggcggccccggcagcCGGCGGGAGCGAGGGCGCGGGGCGCTCGCCTTTGTGTTCTTTAACTCTccggggtttgggggttttccttttttcccgGCTTTATTcctcttccccccttcccttctttctttctttccttttttcctctttcgTTCCTCCCCTTCCCGTCTTTGCTA of Falco cherrug isolate bFalChe1 chromosome 2, bFalChe1.pri, whole genome shotgun sequence contains these proteins:
- the PCDH8 gene encoding protocadherin-8 isoform X2, which codes for MSPLRLLALACLLALSRCKTVRYRTDEEGAPGTVIGTLADEMPVKAPGEMSFRLMRQFSNSSLVRVREEDGQLSIGEAGLDRERLCGQAPQCVLAFDVVSCWRERYRLVHVELEVRDINDNAPHFPRAQMALEVSESAAPGTRLPLEVAVDEDVGSNSIQSFQVSLNSHFGVEAQTRADGARCADLVLLQELDRERQPSYTLELVAKDGGSPARSGTATVHVRVLDANDNSPAFAQGSVTVELPEDAPPGSLLLDLDAADPDEGPNGEVVYAFSSQVPPEARRLFRLDPRSGRLTLEAAVDYERTRTYELDVRAQDRGASPRAATCTVVVRLADVNDNAPRISISALRGAASAAGVAYVSEAAASESFVALVSASDRDSGANGQVRCSLRGHDHFALQRAYEDSYMIVTTAALDRERIPEYNLTVVAEDLGSPPFKTIRQYTVRVSDENDNAPLFAKPLYEVAVPENNPPGAYITTVVARDPDLGHNGKVTYRLLDTQVMGAPISTYVSVDPATGAIYALRMFNYEILKQLDLRIQATDGGSPQLSSSTLVKVRMVDQNDNPPVIIHPVLTNGTVEIGVSSKTSRDSLVAQIKARDADDGANAELTFAFLEEPQQDLFSINPSTGDIVLRGDLSEELGQLFKVILTVTDNGRPPLATTATVNFLVTATAPSSIQDVAKPSSWEGKALQWDIPLIVIIVLAGSCTLLLVAIITIATTCNKRKKGNEIKNNASLKDQVDISHLEKGRQEEGSQRGNVFEVRTFPSKTSFTSPDPSPAAEEISTAESGSDSTCLYEGQKRLRGPSGEGSAAAPSYGKEPAPPMAIWKGHSFNTISGREAEKFSGKDSGKGDSDFNDSDSDISGDALKKDLITHMQNGLWACTAECKILGHSDRCWSPSCGRANPHPSPHPSAPLSTFCKSTSLPRDPLRRDNFYQAQLPKTVGLQSVYEKVLHRDFDRTITLLSPPRPARLPDLQEIGVPLYPAPSTRYLGPQTDTAEKV
- the PCDH8 gene encoding protocadherin-8 isoform X1, with amino-acid sequence MSPLRLLALACLLALSRCKTVRYRTDEEGAPGTVIGTLADEMPVKAPGEMSFRLMRQFSNSSLVRVREEDGQLSIGEAGLDRERLCGQAPQCVLAFDVVSCWRERYRLVHVELEVRDINDNAPHFPRAQMALEVSESAAPGTRLPLEVAVDEDVGSNSIQSFQVSLNSHFGVEAQTRADGARCADLVLLQELDRERQPSYTLELVAKDGGSPARSGTATVHVRVLDANDNSPAFAQGSVTVELPEDAPPGSLLLDLDAADPDEGPNGEVVYAFSSQVPPEARRLFRLDPRSGRLTLEAAVDYERTRTYELDVRAQDRGASPRAATCTVVVRLADVNDNAPRISISALRGAASAAGVAYVSEAAASESFVALVSASDRDSGANGQVRCSLRGHDHFALQRAYEDSYMIVTTAALDRERIPEYNLTVVAEDLGSPPFKTIRQYTVRVSDENDNAPLFAKPLYEVAVPENNPPGAYITTVVARDPDLGHNGKVTYRLLDTQVMGAPISTYVSVDPATGAIYALRMFNYEILKQLDLRIQATDGGSPQLSSSTLVKVRMVDQNDNPPVIIHPVLTNGTVEIGVSSKTSRDSLVAQIKARDADDGANAELTFAFLEEPQQDLFSINPSTGDIVLRGDLSEELGQLFKVILTVTDNGRPPLATTATVNFLVTATAPSSIQDVAKPSSWEGKALQWDIPLIVIIVLAGSCTLLLVAIITIATTCNKRKKGNEIKNNASLKDQVDISHLEKGRQEEGSQRGNVFEVRTFPSKTSFTSPDPSPAAEEISTAESGSDSTCLYEGQKRLRGPSGEQGSAAAPSYGKEPAPPMAIWKGHSFNTISGREAEKFSGKDSGKGDSDFNDSDSDISGDALKKDLITHMQNGLWACTAECKILGHSDRCWSPSCGRANPHPSPHPSAPLSTFCKSTSLPRDPLRRDNFYQAQLPKTVGLQSVYEKVLHRDFDRTITLLSPPRPARLPDLQEIGVPLYPAPSTRYLGPQTDTAEKV